In a genomic window of Punica granatum isolate Tunisia-2019 chromosome 6, ASM765513v2, whole genome shotgun sequence:
- the LOC116210790 gene encoding golgin subfamily A member 6-like protein 7: MKSGRYSAEDLINVGGPPKPFNGAFRSSTKPSLSTLPASAERRFLLRPLVMEEMAEELRVGGLKKDGLHKAYEKFDAQASSYLFFAAQWKELEDHYDSIAKTFSELLGSLRERERSLEVRSREIESREEELRSVRGKIEECNREIAVKEEELRSLANAAQEQLGLVEARSRDLDLKSEQLALAEERLQKLENEITKKKGRVILMRDSLQEYNHEIGEKAEELRSIKESTEELCTKSRLKKQELESLEARMAARFKEDKAMEEKRRSLQRSVKECSMELEDKAESLKLVQDELNACSAQLETKQTQLTLEGQVILILMRNSLEEHDHVIGVKSEELRSIMESTKELYVRLRLKKQELESLEARMAAHFEEDKAMEEKLHNLQTSIDERSRELENKSGSFKRVQDKLKACSALLEKKQTQLRLMIKSIEGLKVERSMAMEKRDQCYRDIESREQRYCEMKAEIEACSEILASKEKEFERQLKDFKLREQELVRASAAEAGKKRLSSSGNVKPSDRPQKLRRSGRLTQSSAPACKEEGE, encoded by the coding sequence ATGAAATCGGGAAGATATTCTGCAGAAGACCTGATAAACGTGGGGGGCCCACCTAAACCCTTCAATGGGGCCTTCCGATCTTCGACTAAGCCTTCTCTTTCAACTCTCCCTGCTTCTGCTGAACGACGGTTTCTTCTCCGGCCGTTGGTGATGGAGGAAATGGCGGAGGAGCTGAGGGTTGGCGGCCTGAAGAAGGACGGCCTCCACAAGGCGTACGAGAAGTTCGACGCTCAGGCTTCCTCGTACCTCTTCTTCGCTGCCCAGTGGAAGGAGCTCGAAGATCACTACGACTCCATCGCCAAGACCTTCTCCGAGTTGCTGGGGTCCCtcagggagagggagaggtcCCTGGAGGTGCGCTCCCGGGAGATCGAGTCCAGGGAGGAGGAGCTTCGCTCCGTGCGGGGGAAGATTGAAGAATGCAATCGGGAAATCGCGGTTAAGGAGGAGGAGCTGAGGTCCTTGGCGAATGCTGCGCAGGAGCAGCTCGGATTGGTCGAGGCGAGGTCGAGAGATCTCGACTTGAAGTCGGAGCAGCTGGCTCTGGCTGAAGAGCGGCTCCAGAAGCTCGAGAATGAGATTACGAAGAAGAAGGGTCGGGTGATCCTGATGCGTGATTCTCTTCAAGAGTACAATCACGAGATCGGGGAGAAGGCGGAGGAGCTGAGGTCGATCAAGGAGTCGACCGAGGAACTCTGCACGAAGTCCCGGCTGAAGAAGCAGGAGCTCGAGTCGCTCGAGGCGAGGATGGCAGCTCGTTTCAAAGAGGATAAGGCCATGGAAGAGAAGCGGCGAAGCCTGCAGCGTTCGGTCAAGGAGTGCTCTATGGAACTGGAGGATAAAGCTGAGAGCTTGAAGCTCGTGCAAGACGAACTCAACGCGTGTTCGGCCCAGCTCGAGACGAAGCAGACACAGCTCACGCTGGAGGGTCAGGTGATCTTGATCTTGATGCGTAATTCTCTCGAAGAGCATGACCATGTGATTGGGGTGAAATCAGAGGAGCTGAGATCGATTATGGAGTCGACCAAGGAACTCTACGTGAGGTTAAGGCTGAAAAAGCAGGAGCTAGAATCGCTTGAGGCGAGGATGGCAGCTCATTTCGAAGAGGATAAGGCGATGGAAGAGAAGCTGCACAACCTGCAGACTTCGATTGATGAGCGCTCAAGGGAGCTGGAGAATAAATCTGGGAGCTTCAAGCGCGTGCAAGACAAACTCAAGGCATGTTCGGCCCTGCTTGAGAAGAAGCAGACTCAACTCAGGTTGATGATCAAGTCCATTGAAGGGCTTAAAGTGGAACGCAGTATGGCCATGGAGAAGAGAGACCAGTGCTACCGAGACATCGAGTCCAGGGAGCAGCGGTATTGCGAAATGAAGGCCGAGATAGAAGCGTGCTCCGAGATTCTTGCATCAAAGGAAAAGGAGTTTGAACGGCAGCTGAAGGATTTTAAACTGCGAGAGCAAGAACTTGTCCGAGCATCGGCAGCAGAAGCCGGGAAGAAGAGGCTGTCTTCTTCAGGCAATGTGAAACCTTCAGATCGTCCCCAGAAGCTTAGACGCTCCGGAAGGCTAACTCAGTCCTCAGCACCGGCCTGCAAAGAAGAGGGTGAGTAA
- the LOC116210791 gene encoding trihelix transcription factor ASR3, whose protein sequence is MALEQLSLGPARADPDGAANGAESRPAASADGADDGGRTPRLPRWTRQEILVLIQGKKVAENRVRRGRSSGLATGSGPAESKWSSVSNYCKRHGVNRGPVQCRKRWSNLAGDYKKIKEWEARIRDDTESFWIMRNDLRRERRLPGFFDREVYDILDRGPSSSAPAAAPGLDLALGPAAMDVEPEKKAQAAEEADAEGEAVFDSSRGGAAAEDGLFSDFEPEEGSTPDKGAAAAAEAEEVPAAPEPISEKQFESVFRGSRVQGTSNEEQPPGNPELGSTSQEAWKRKRVATDDQEEATTTSLQYHLVDALERNGKLLIAQLEAQNKNSQLDREQRKDQADGLLAILNKLTDALVRIAEKL, encoded by the exons ATGGCTCTGGAGCAGCTGAGCCTGGGCCCTGCCAGAGCTGACCCAGACGGCGCGGCTAACGGCGCCGAGAGCCGCCCAGCGGCGTCCGCTGACGGCGCCGACGACGGGGGGAGGACTCCGAGGCTCCCCCGATGGACGAGGCAGGAGATTCTGGTGCTCATACAGGGGAAGAAGGTGGCGGAGAACCGGGTCCGGAGGGGCCGGAGCTCCGGGCTGGCGACGGGGTCCGGCCCAGCGGAGTCGAAGTGGTCGTCGGTGTCGAACTACTGCAAGCGGCACGGGGTGAACAGGGGGCCGGTGCAGTGCCGGAAGCGGTGGAGCAACTTGGCGGGAGACTACAAGAAGATCAAGGAGTGGGAGGCGAGGATTAGGGACGACACAGAGTCGTTTTGGATCATGAGGAACGATCtgaggagggagaggaggcTCCCCGGGTTCTTTGACCGCGAAGTGTACGACATCCTCGACAGGGGCCCCTCGTCGTCGGCCCCAGCTGCTGCGCCGGGGCTGGACTTGGCCCTAGGTCCGGCGGCTATGGATGTGGAGCCGGAGAAGAAGGCTCAAGCAGCAGAGGAGGCGGATGCGGAAGGTGAGGCCGTGTTCGATAGCAGCCGTGGTGGAGCTGCTGCTGAGGATGGCTTGTTCTCAGATTTCGAGCCGGAGGAGGGCAGCACCCCAGACAAAGGGGCAGCAGCTGCGGCAGAGGCGGAGGAAGTGCCAGCTGCTCCAGAGCCGATATCAG AGAAGCAGTTTGAATCGGTTTTTCGGGGCTCTCGAGTGCAAG GCACTTCAAACGAAGAACAGCCACCTGGGAACCCGGAGCTAGGCTCCACTTCACAAGAGGCTTGGAAGAGAAAACGGGTGGCAACTGATGATCAAGAGGAAGCAACGACCACCAGTTTGCAGTATCATTTGGTCGATGCTCTCGAGAGGAATGGGAAACTGCTAATTGCCCAGCTCGAAGCTCAGAACAAGAACTCCCAGTTGGATCGGGAGCAGAGAAAGGATCAGGCCGATGGCTTGCTCGCTATTCTCAACAAGCTCACTGACGCGCTCGTGAGAATTGCCGAGAAGTTATAA